The sequence ATGGATCGCCTCCATCTTGTCGATGCCGGCTTCGGAAATGCGCGTCGTGGCGTGTTCCGCGGCGAGGCCTTCGAGAAACAGCCGGACGGTCCTGAGCTCGATATACTGCTTGGCCGTCATGTGGGCGACCATGATCGAGCGCCCCGCCTGCATTTCGAGCGCGCGCCCGCGCACGAGTTGCATCAGGGCCTCGCGAATTGGCGTCTCCGACACGTTCATGGTCGCCGCGAGGTCGCGGATCTTGAAGCGGTGGCCTGGCCAGAACCGGCCCTCCATCAGCGCTTGGCGCAGATTGTTGTAGACGAGGCTCGTCAGGCTATCGCGCGCGACGGGTCCAACGCCGCTCTCGCCGGGCTTCTGTTCGACGTCACTCATTTCGGTCCCTCAAGGGGCGGCCCGCGCAGGCCGAGCCGCCAACCACTCGAATCCACTTTATATATAATATAGGCCGCTGGGCTTCCCCAAACTATCCGCCTGATGTGCTCATCGAGGCGAAAGCGCGCCGTCCTCCGTCCTTAAGACGCCTTTTACACACCGAGATGAGCGCCGCTTGCAATTCGCCTCGTAATATATGATATATCATAGAAACCGAGGAGAGGCCGTCATGCCGGAACTGAGCCGAACACGGGACGCCGCGCTGCGCGAACGCGCGAACAAGGTCGTGCCAAGCGGGATGTGGGGCCATCTCCATGCGGCCAAGCTGCCGGACGCCTATCCGCAATTCTTCCGCCGGGGCGAGGGCGGGGTGCTCTGGGATGTCGACGGCAATCGCTACGTCGACTTCATGTGTAGCTGGGGCCCCAATCTGCTCGGCCATCACCATCCCGAAGTGGAGGAAGCTGCCGAGCGCCAGCGACGTGACGGCGACTGCCTGAACGGCCCGGCTGAAGTCATGGTCGAATTGGCCGAGCTCGTGGTGGATATGGTCGGCCATGCCGATTGGACCCAGTTCCAGAAGAACGGCACCGATGCGACGACCACGTGCGTCACCATCGCGAGGGCCGCAACGGGCCGACGAAAGATCCTCGTCGCCAAGGGGGCTTATCATGGGGCTGTGCCGTGGTGCTCACCGTCGCTGCTCGGTGTGTCCGCGGAGGATCGCGCGCATCTCGTCTATTTCACCTTCAATGACGTCGAGAGTCTCGAGGCTGCGGCAAAGACCGCTGATGATGATCTCGCCGGCATCCTGGTCTCGGCGTTCCGGCACGACTTCGGGTTCGACCAGGAGCTTCCGACCGCAGAGTTCGCGCGCGCGGCGCGCCGCATCTGTGACGGCAGAGGCGCGGCGCTGATCATCGATGAGGTCCGCGCAGGCTTCCGCCTGAATGCCGCGGGCAGCTGGGAAGGGCTGGGTGTCCGCCCCGACCTGTCCGCCTGGAGCAAGGCAATCGCGAATGGCTACGCCCTGGCGGCTGTCACCGGAGCCAATCGGCTCCGCAATGCCGCGTCACAGGTCTTTGTCACCGGATCATTCTGGGCCGGCGCCGTCGCGATGGCAGCCGCCGTGGCGACATTGAAGGTCGTGCGCAGGGACGATGTGCCAGCGCGGTTGGCGGGCCTCGGACAATTACTCCGTGAGGGCCTCGAAACGCGTTCGCGTCAGTTCGGCCTGTCAATTCGTCAATCAGGCCCTGTTCAAATGCCCACTCTTCTGTTCGACGACGATCCGGATTGCCGGAAGGGCTTTGCCTTTTGTAACGCGATGCTTGCGCGGGGCGTCTACTTCCATCCCAAGCACAACATGTTTCTCTGCGCCGCCCATAGCGAAGCAGACATCGCCGCGGCACTCGACGCGGCAGAACACGGCTTTTCCGTCGTTGCAGCACTTTGACGCGCGGCGCGCCCCGCTCCAGGTTGAGCCGTCAGTCGATGCAGGGGCAACAGCTTTCTGTGTGTTGTGCACGAACGGCGGTTCTGGCGCACCATCGAGCCGCGCGAAGTGCCCAAGCCAGGCTCCTCTCCGTATCGCCAGGCAAAATCTGCAAATGAATACTGATGACGGTTACGCCAAACCCCTGCGCTGACATCAATGGGCCGCTCGTCTAGGCAGGCCCTACCCATAGACGGCAGATCGCGCTTGGATTTCTTTGGACTGTTCCGCCCTAGACCAACGTCGCGAGGCTTGGCTGCTGACGCCTCAAGTCCGTCAGAAGACCGAGTCCGTCGCCATCGGGAAGGCCACGGTCGATCACGACGAGGTCAAAGGGCCGAACAGCCACCGCTGTTCGCGCCTCATCCAGCGTTCTCACGATGTCGGATGAACCGAACACATCGGCAAGGACATCGCATAGCCAGGGTCCCAGCTTTGGGTCGTCCTCAACTACCAAAACCCGCATTAGCCCAACGGCGCGGTCCAACCATTACCGATACATTATCGTAACATTACGCGGCCTCCGCCAAGGCGCGCGATCGTTGTTGAACGACGAATCCTGGACTGCTTGGACGGCGCCTCGGTATCGCAAGTGCGTCGGAGGCGAATGTAATCGTGCTGCAATCTAATTCGCCTCTACCTGCTCGTCAGACATGGCAGTCCAGCGTACTCTCCAGCAAAAGGTGCAGGTTCATTCACAATCAAGGCGAACGCCGCGGACGTAAACCAGCAGTCTGTGCGAGCCATTGTGTATCTGGGTGCAGGGCAGTCACCTGAGCGATGCCGCGCCCCATCAGGCCAACGCCCAAACTGCCGACGGCATGGCGAAATGGGACGCCACATCTGCTGCTTCGACGCAGGTTTGCCATTCGCGACCCTGACCGCGTAGAAGAGCGCACGTCGGCGGGTCGGTTCGAGCGATCGACGCGATCGCGTAAGAAAACGGCGGACCGCAAGGAGATCGCGCAATGCAATGGAAGAACACGAAGCAGGAATTCGGCGCTTTGGCCAAGTTCCTGCATTGGACCGTCGCCGCCGCCTTCATCGGTGCTTATGTCGTCGTCTACTACGTCATCTGGTTTATGGACGACAGCTCGCCGGACTCATTGCCGGTGCTCAACATCCATTGGGTGCTCGGGATATTCGCCGGTGTCTTGGTTGTCCCTCGTCTGTACTGGCGGCTGCTGAACATGCAGCCGGAGGAGGCGCAGACTTCGGAGCTCGAGAGGCGAATTGCACAGGCGGCGCATTGGGGGCTTTACGGACTGATGATCCTGATGCCACTCACCGGCTATATCGGCACGGATGCCGATACGGATTTTGGGCTGTTCAAGGTGCCGAATTTTCGTGAAACGGCGCTGTTCGCCTGGATCGAGGTCACCTGCGGGATCGGCTGGGAAGCGTTCGAGCCGCCTGTCGACGCCATTCATCATCTCGTCGGAAAATGGATCGCCTGGCCTGTTGTTGGCCTGCACATAGCTGCGGCCCTGTTTCATCACCTGGTTCGCCGTGACAAGATTCTCGCCCGCATGCTGCCGTACTCGTCAACGGCAGGGCACAGCTAGCCAGAGAGCGCCGTCGCTCGTCCGACGCAGCGCGCTTCATAAGTCGAGAGACCGATTCTTCAATTTGATGCCGAGCATCTGGCGCATTTTGTCGCATCCAGTTTGACTGCGCTCGTGGCGAGCCCGCTGACTCGAGTCGTAGATCGAGAGATTCTAAGTCGTGGCGCACGCATTTGAGTTGCGGCCGCGATGGCGTCTTTTTAAGGAAGCGATGCAGATGGAGAGCGATCGGACGTTGCCGATAATAACGTAGGCAACTGATCCGAATGTGAGTCTGCAGAGGAGCTGAAGCGCGGGCGATGAGTGTCGGCCGAGCGCGGCCGCGGAGATTCGATCTTCGATCCATAGGTCATTGCAGGCCGAGCGTGGAGCTATTTCACGTTGGGTGATGTGCTGCCGTTGAGGGACTTTCTGGAAATGCGACGTGCGGGTGAGGTTGGGACGGTGGTTCGCTTGGGTGCGAAACTGCTGGGTGGAGTGGCGTTGCTGGCGTGGTTCGAATCGCCTGCTCAATCCCAAACGCCGCAAGATGCCACCTCCATTCCGCCCGTCACCGTCGATGCTCCGACGCAGCAGTCGCTCCGCCGCGCACCGATCAACCGAAATGCGGCCCGGGTCCGATCAGCTCCACGCCGCATCGCGGCGCCCCGCGCTCCGCAACCGGAAACCGTCACGGTGCAATCGCAGCCGTCGCGGTCGGGTGTTGCGCCTGCCTTTGCAGGCGGCCAGGTTGCGCGAGGCGCGCGGCTGGGACTGCTCGGAAACTCCGACACAATGAAGTCACCGTTCAACGTGACGAGTTACACGGACAAATTCATCCGGGATCAGCAGGCGGCGACGGGCGCGGATGCCTTGATCCTCGATCCTTCGGTGCGAAGTTCCCACCCAACGGGCGGTGTGGTGGATTCATTCAACATTCGTGGTTTCCCGATCAATGAAGGCAACAACGGTGAGTTCGCCTTCGAGGGCCTTTACGGAATTGCGCCGACATACCGCATCTTCACAGACTACGTCGAACGCATCGAGGTGCTGAAGGGTCCCTCAGCCGCGCTCTCAGGAATTGCGCCAAACGGTGGCGTTGGCGGCGTCATTAATGTCGTGCCTAAGCGCGCGGAAGAGGACTTAACCCGCCTAACTGCGAGCTACGGTTCGACCGCACGATTTGGCGGCCATTGGGACGTTGCGCGGCGTTACGGCGACGGCAGAGAATGGGGCGTGCGAGCCAGTGGTAGTCTCCGCGACGGCGACACGCCGATTGACCGCCAGTCCGAGACGACGGGCGTCGGATCGCTGGCCCTCGACTATCAGGGCGAACGGTACAGGTCCTGGCTCTACCTCATCGCCCAAACCGATCGCTTCGACGCTCCGTCGCGTCCATTCCTCATGGCCCCCGGCCTGCAAGTACCAAAGGCGCCGGACGCCCGGCTGAACGTGACGCAACCCTGGGAATGGTCGCGCATCAACGATCAGTCTGTCCTGTGGCGCAACGAATATGATGTAAGCGATCAGGTTACACTGTTCGCCGATGTCGGCGGATCGCGGACCAACGTCGAGCGGTTCTTCGGTCTTCCGACGATCATCAGCGCCAGCGGCAACACCACCTCGACGCCGCAATTCTTTGGTCTCAGCATCGATCGACACACGTATGATGGCGGCGTCCGGGCCCGCTTCGATACCGGATTCGTCCATCATGCCGTCGCCGTCCAGGCCTCGGTCTATCACGACGAGCTGTACCGGCGGCTCACCAATGGCAGCCCGGTCGCGTCGAACATCTATAGTCCGACGGTATCGCCAACCCAGTTCGCAAATGAGATCCCCGGGCGCCCTCGGCTCTCGGACAGTCAGCTCACGGGGCTCTCGATTGCCGACACCTTGTCCGTGCTCGACGAGCGCGTGTTGCTGACTTTGGGTGTCCGTCGCCAGGGTATCGAGGTGAACAACTATGTCTCCAATGTCGGGACGCCGTTGAACTCCTACGACAAGAGCGCGACCACTCCCGTCGTCGGCCTCGTTGTCCGGCCCCTGGAAAATGTCTCCCTGTATGCGAACTACATCGAAGGCCTAAGCCGGGGCGATATTGCGCCGACGCAGTCGGGTGTTTCCAATTCCGGCGAAGTGCTTTCGCCCTACATCGCCAAGCAGTACGAGGCCGGCATCAAGGTGGACTTCGGGCGGGTCGCAACCACCTTCAGCGCGTTCGAAATATCGAAGGCGAGCGGCGAACTGTCGGCCGGGCGGTTCGCGGCGACCGCCGAAACGCAGGTGCGTGGGCTCGAGTTCAACGTCCTCGGCGAACTCATGCCCGATGTTCGTGTCCTCGGAGGCGTTTCGCTGCTGGATGGCACCCTGACGAAGACCGCCGTCGCGGCGAACGTGGGCAACACGCCAATCGGCGTTCCGAACGTTCAGGCCAATATTGGAGCCGAGTGGGATCTCCCGTGGATGAGGGGGCTCACCTTGAATGGGGCAATCATCTACACGGGCAGGCAGTTCGTCGATTCCGCGAACAAGCAGCCGATCCCGGATTGGACGCGGCTCGATCTCGGTGCTCGTTACACGACGACCATCAACGGCAGGAACACGATTTTCCGCGCCAACATCCAGAATGTGACCGGTGAGAGTTACTGGTCCAGCGTGGCTTCATTCGGAACGTTCTACCTGGGAGCGCCGCGCACCTATCTCCTGTCGATGACCGTGGACATGTAATCGCTGCTCCTCCCGTCCGGCGATGCTCATGGGTGGGCCCCTCCGGGGGCGCGGCATGAACAGTTCCTGGTGGATATGCAGGTTTGCCTCCTTTCGCTAACATGCCTGATCCTGACCGAGGAGGTAGATCCTCAGGGGGGCGGGGCTACACGGCGGAGGCGCTGACGACCCAGAGATCGTCAGATCCGATGGCGATGGTCGGCCGCAGGGGCGCGCCTTTTGCGACGCCGCCCTCAGCCTCACCAGTCCGACGCTGCGTCATTGTAGCCGTCACGATATCCCGACGAGTAGCCATAGCCCGAATCATGATCGTACCCGGAGTAATAGGGCGCTTCGTAATATCTGTAGACGCGAACCCTCGGCCGATAGACCGGGGCGTCATCATAGACATAGACAGGGGCCCGGTGCGGATTCGCGATGGCGCTCCCCGCGAGTGCGCCGACTGCGAGGCCGCCAATGATGCCCGCCGCGATTGCGCCATCGCCTGCGTGTGCGCGTGTTGGCGACAACGAGATCATAGCGATCAGGGCCGCGGCTCCGATCAATGCTGGGTTCTTCATATCAGTTCCTTTGTCGGACGACGACGTTAGTCACGCTGGGACGCTGGGGCTGGAGCATTGCCATAACATTACGCAGTCCCTGCTGCGGACGTTCGCCGCAACGGTCATCCGGGGCATGCTCGCGAATGACGATTTTGGCGCATGAAAACGACGAAACTCAAAGTCGCTAACGCGCTACAGGTTCGTCGACGATGAGTGGGACGCCATCGAGACAGTGCGACCGAAATTCCAGACCTGACAGCGTGCCGGGGGTGCGCTGCACCCTCAAGTGCAATCGCCGGCTATGTCGGTGCGACCAAATTAGGTGGGTGCTTTTTCGTGCTCGCGGTCGCGAGCCGGATTTGACGACACTTCAACCGGTGGAAATCTCAGGACGATCGTGGCGCCGCCGCCAGGCGTATCGCCAATCTCCACCAGCCCTTTGTGCAAAGCCATCACTTGCGCGACAATTGCCAGACCAAGTCCCGTGCCATCGCCGTCCTGACGGCCGCGTACGAAAGGTTGAAGTACCGCGGATCGGTCGCCTGGTGCGATTCCCGGACCACGGTCGATCACGCGCACCGTCGCGGGAGCCTCCACTTCCACCAAAACCTGCTGACCTTCTCGGGAATGCCGCAGCGCATTGCGAATGATATTGGCGAGCGCAATCCTGATCGCCTGGTCGGATCCGTAGGTTTTGACGGACCCGCCCGGAGCCGAGAATTCGATCTCAACACCGGAATCCAACGCGCCGGGTGCATGTTCTGCGGCGATCCGCTTCGTTGTTGCGACGAGATCGATTTCCGTTTCCTGGACCGGCGCCGAGGATAGGCGCGCCAGTTGCAGAAGCATTGCTATGATCGAAGACAGTGATTGCAGGTCGGATACGAGCGCCGTTTTCAGTGCTTTGTCGTCGACCCCCTCCAGCCGTGTCCGCGCCCGTGCCAACGGCGTGCGCAATTCGTGCGCTGCGTTGGACAGAAAACGACGCTGTGCCGAGGTCGTCGCGTCAATGCGCTCGAGCGCCCGGTTGAAAGCGCTGACCATCGGGACGAGCTCTAACGGTGCGCTCTTCTCGGGCAAGCGGACACCCTCGCGCGTTCCATCAATCAATTCGGCCGCGACCGCGACGCGGCGCACGGGGCGCGCGATCAGGATTGGTACAATGACAATTGCAGCTAGAATTGTGCCAACGAGCACGATGAGGATAGGTATCCTTATGTATGAAGTATCATGGACTGTGCTCATAAACATCTGCCACTGACTATAGGCGGCTCCGCCGACCTCGATCAGAATCTCGCCGGCATCCGTTTGGTCAACCACCGCCGAAAGAGAGCGCCGCATCGATGTATCGTTCACTGCATATTCGGAAAACGACGACTTCTTCTGCTCGTTAGCCAAGCCTGCCAAGACACGTCTAGGCACTGGTCCGTACTCGATCACGCTCCGGCCATCGGAGATGACGTACCAAAAGCCCGAAAACATGCGTTTGAACTCCAGGAGCGTTGGCGTCACCTTGGCTGCCTTCGTGCCATGCTCGTCGATGATCAGCCTTCCGCGTTCGTCGCGACCAAGCGCGGCCTTAATTGCCGTCGCAGCGTCGGAATGTGCGAAGGTGCCGTCGTCGTCCAGGAGACTGAACTGCAGGACCAACACACATGACAGGATAACGGCGATCACAACGCTCAATAGCGCTGCGGCGATGAGCGTGATCGAGCCGCGGATGCGGTTCATCTGGTGTCGCACAAGAGGTAGCCAAGGCCGCGCAATGGCTTGATGCTCGCTAAACAACCATTGTCGCGCAAACGCTTTCGCAATCGGGAGATATGCGCATCGATTGCGTTCGACTGGATTTCGTCGTCAAAGCCGTAGGCGGCCGCTTCCAGCGTATCCCGCAAGACGACTTGCCCGGATCTTCGCGCGAGCGCTTCCAGCAAGGCAAGCTCGCGCCGTGGGATGACGATGGGCTCGCCGTCGATGTAAGCCATCCTTGACGTGGAATCGAACATCAGATTGGCAACAGTTACCCTGCCTCTTTGATCCAATTGAAGCCGACGGATGACCGCCTTGGCGCGCGCAATCAGTTCGATCGGCTCGAAAGGCTTGGCCAGATAATCGTCAGCTCCGGCGTCAAGCGCGCGCGCTATGTCGTTTGGGTCGTCAAGCGCCGTCAGAACGAGCACTCCGGGCCGCGGCTGCAACTGCTTCAGTCGCGCAAGTAGCTCGACACCATCGCCGTCGGGTAAACGTCTGTCGACAACAATCAAGTCAAATTGACGCACTGAGATTGCCGCCAAGGCCTCGTCAAGCGTTGTGACGAGATCTGCGCCACCCAGGGCGCCGGCCAGTTCGGATTTCAACCAAGGTCCCAGCTGTTCATCGTCCTCGACGACAAGTAGTCGCAATATAGTCTCCTCCGGCGATCCTGGCGCACTGAAGGATGACTGTAACATTACAATAGGATTACCGCCATCTGGCGGCTGGGCCGGCTTCCGTTCGGCCTGTCGCCGAGCTGCGCGCCACAAGCCTCGAAAATCGATCATTCATTGCCTCCGTCATCCAACCCCAATGCGACCGTTTGTGAACCAAAGGCGAACCCTCCGACATTGAGGGCAGATCGTCGGGTTTGCGAACGAACCGACGCGGCTCGCGCCAGCGCCCTATTCGCTACTGCGATGCCGGGAGCCCAAGGAGGGGAGCGGCATCGAATGCCAGAACACCTCTAGCTCCTGTTGAAACGAGACCGTCCCCTTGACTGGCGAATGTCGATTGCAGACGTATTACGTGATCTCAGTCGATCTTCGCTCCGGGAGGGTGTGGTTGTTCGCGCAATGAGACCCGTCAAAGGCTGAACGCTATTCTTTAACCGCTATCAGGGCTGCATGGACCGGGATGGCGCGGCATCGTTGACGCCATTGAAAGGCAGAATAATCTCAAAAATTGAGCCTCCGGTCGCAGATGCCTTGTATGTGGCCCGGACGTTATGAGCCTCCGCGATAGCGCGCACCACAGATAGACCCAGACCCGCCCCACCGAGTTGCCGCGAGCGCGAGACCTCTGCCCGCGAGAATGCGTCGAAGGCGCGGGGCCAAAGTCCGGACTGAGACCTGGTCCTTGATCCTCGACAGCGACGATGAGGCCGTCCATCGTCCGGTGCCTGAATTCCCATACGATCGCGAGCTCCGTAATCTATCCGTAATGTGCGACTACGAAACTGACATTCGATCCGAGCAGGTTCGGCGGTCGCGTTAGTCTGCTCTGCGCGCATCGCCAGATGCAGGTCGTTCGGCGAGTGACGCCAGCCCCGCACTTCCGAACGGCCTGCAGTGGGACTCGATTGGTACCGTCCATTGTTTCCAGGCCGGATCGCGCCAGGTTGGCCGCGCTCATTTTGGTTCTTGGCCGCCGATCCAGGCGATAAGGGGTCGAAAAATCTGCGAGCAGGCGCCTGCTGCGCCGCGCAGCGATTGATATGCGCGTCAAACCCAGAGTGATCTGAATGAACGACCTCGCCATTCCCAATCTACCCTCACGCAGCTTCGATCGGACGCAGGAATTCTATCGGCGGCTCGGCTTTACCCTTGCGTACCGAGACGATGAGTGGATGATTCTGAATCGCGGTCGGGTGGTGCTGGAGTTCTTTGTCCATCCTGGCCTGGACCCTCTGGCCAGCTGGTTCAGCTGCTGTCTGAGGCTCGATGAGCTTTCAGAGTTCTACGAGCTGTGCAAGTCGGCCGGCGTAGAAGAGAAGGGAAGCGGCTATCCCCGCCTTCATCCGCCCGAAGAGCAGGATGGAGGTGGACGAATGGGCGCCTTGATCGATCTGGATGGAACGCTCCTGCGTCTGATACAGAATCGAGCTGCGCGATCCCCGGCGACGCATTAACGAGCGCATCCGGGGCAGTTGTCGGAACGTCTTTGCGATCCAGGCGCCTCCATTGACGATCTGTTGGCTGCAGCTCGAGTGACGATATCGGCGAGTGAGGCGCCGTCGTGCACAGATCGGCCTCCGATTTGCACGGTCAGAGTCTCGAGTGCATCCGAGGGACCTATCTTCTAGTGCCTCCTCAGCGGCGTTGAGAGGCCGCACAACCAAAATCCGAAAGCACCGGACATGATAAGACTCACGTAGGCCAGACCTGCACTCGTGAACTGCCCGGTCAGGAAAAGGCCGACGATCATCCCGGACAACAAGAGCGGTGTGCCGGTGAGCATCACACCCGCAATATGGCTGCGACTTCGCCAGTTCTCCCAGGCGCGCCTGTCGGACCGAGCGGTGCTGTCAACGAACCGATCCCTCATTCATCATCCTCAAGCAAGCTGCATTCGTATCGCAGCCACCATCCAAGCAAAGATCCGATAAGGCAGCCGGCTATCGTGGCGGTGAGCGGCGATATGCGATGTCCCGCGACCACACCAATCAGGCCCCCGGTCATGGAAGCGATCAGCCAAAATCCAAGCGGGGTACCCCAACTCTCCTCACCACATCGATCTGCGCCTGTCATCATAACTCTGTCCGCAACTTGAAAGGAAGCAAACCGTCGGCGGGCGAGATTACCGCCGCATTACACCTTTCAATTCAGGCTCAGCTTACGCCTGCATGAGACGGCTGCCTCGGTAACCGTGACCTAGCTCCAGTCTCGATGATTGCGCCTAAATTGAGCGCAGCGAAATTCGGGGTCTCCGGGTTGATTGGGCAACAATCCCGGATTGCGCTACGCTCCGCCCGGGCTACGAGCCGTTGCCTTGCCTGTCGGGCAAAACACCCTCCATTCCGTCAACCCTCGCCCGCAAAAATATTTCGCTTTATCTGAATTCGGATTTGTCGTATGTGTCGCCCATCCCGGCTCATCCTTGAGGGGCGATCATGAGGTCGTCATTTTCGTGAGCCGGGTTTGCGGTGGACGCGGCAGCGTCGGGCGCGAGAGGTGCGGGCAGGGAGGGTAGTCCCCGGTGAGCTCGCGGCCGCGCGCGGACGAACGGCGCTGACAGGTTCGTCTCGTCTGTAAGTTTCCGGCTCTGTCGACGGAGCTGGAAATACTGCGGCGAACATGGCGGATCGCGCGTACGGCAAAACCGTGTGGTCCTGGCCGTCGTTGCTACGGTCAAGCTCTTGCGGATGCGGTGATCGCGTCAACCGGCGCGGTGCCGGTGAATTCCGTGAGCGTGAGGGAGGCCAGAAGGAATTCGGCTCCCGGGAGAGCGCGGCATAAGCCGTCCAACCATCGCGCAGGGAAGGCCGAGTGATCGGCGCCACCTGTATGCTGCTGTGCGGTTCTTTTGCGCTACCTTTCGCGCAGCGGACCGCGGGTGCGAGGTCGGCACCCGGTCTTCCCTGCGCCCTCTTGGCTTTGAGAGGGGAGAGATGACGCAAAGCTCGGGCGAAACAGGCCGCGAGAACGCGAAGCCGTGCAACACGGGCCACAACCACGCGACCAAACTGCGCGGTGCGATCGGCCGGCACTGCGACATTGCGCACTCCGGACCGATCGGCATCGCATGCGGGCTTAGCTGCAGCTCAGCGGCAACGGCTGGCCGGGATGAAATTCGTACCAGTCATAGCAATCCGGATAGGCGCCGTAGAATCCATATCCGTGCCCATAGCCGCCATAGTGGTGAAACGCGTGCTGGCGAAGTCCACCGACGTGACCGCCGAAGCCGAGATGCTCGCCGCCGAATCCGCCGGCATGACCCATGCCGCCGAAATGGCCCATGCCGCCGAAATGCCCGCCGCCGCCAAAGCCCATATGGCCGCCACCGCCAAAGCCGCCGCCGTGGCCGCCGCCACCGCCGCCATGCGCCTCGGCCGTTCCGACAGCCAGGGTGGAGGCAAGCGCCGCTGTGGCCAGGATCATCAATGCTCGTTTCATGAGGGGACTCCTTTCGTGTCCGGATGCGCGGCGGCCGATGCGTTCGCGTGCGCCTCGTGCCGTCGGCAAGCCCCTGCGTGAAAGAAGATAGGAAGCTCGCGTGGCAGTCCCACTGAATTCGATGTCAGGAGCAACGCTTGCGCATCGACGAGATGATCCGGCGCATCGCCGGTGCGCTTCGCAAGGCAAAGGCGGGCCCGAGATCGGGCCCGCCTGCATCGTCGAACGGCAAGCGGCCGGGCGAGGCGCCCGCCCGGCCGCGAGGTCGCCGCGATCAGAAGCTGCCGGTGCCCGGCTCACAGGGAACATTGTTGCCGGTCCACGGCGCCGTCGCGAACGCGCCGACACGCGGTGCCGGAACGCAGGCGCGGCCGCCTTGATCAGCGTACCCCTCCGATGCGACCGGATCGGCCTGCATGGCGGATGAATGCGTGACGGCATGGCTGGTGCGCGCCATGACGGGTCCCCCGAGCATGGCGACAGCGATCAGTCCGGTCGACAACAGCTTGAGCGTGGTCATTGGGATTCTCCTTGTGTGACAGCAGGCAGTCGAGGCCGGCCTGCGAGGCAGGTGCGTACGATCGCGCCTGAACCAAACGCACGAATTGCTCACCCGCTTTCAACGGCCCGTGATGGCGGCGTTGCCGGCAAGCACGATCGTGCAAACAGGCAAGGATCGCGGTGCCGGCGCGTAACAACGGGCTCCCAAAGGGCATATCTGTAGGAGCGTCCTGCTACTTGGAGATGAGAGATGATCACGGCTGCACATCCGGTCGCGCGCGCGCCATCGCCGGCGGCGGCTGCGCGACCGTCCCTGACACGCTATTTAATGGTGCGCGGTCTCGCACGGGATTATCTGCAATACGAGCCGGCGGCGCGTCGCATGACGGTGCCGCCCCTGTTCGGCCCGGTTGGGCATTGAACATGTCGTCGCGGACCAGCGAACCCATGCCTCGCCGCCGGCCTCAACGTCTCGCAGCACGTCGGACCGGCACAATGACGCGGATTCTCCTGATCGAGGACGACACCGAGACCGCCGACGCGATCGTGTCGGAGCTCACCGAGCGTGGGTTCGAGGTACGATGGGCGCCCGACGGCATCGGCGGTCTCGACCGCGCCCGCGAATCCTCGCCCGATGCCCTGATCGTCGATCGCATGTTGCCCGGAATGGACGGGCTCACCGTCATCGAGGCGCTGCGCAAGGACCAGGTCAGGACGCCGGTGCTGGTGCTGAGCGCGCTGGGCGCCGTCGACGACCGGGTGCGCGGATTGCGCGTC is a genomic window of Bradyrhizobium sp. CB1717 containing:
- a CDS encoding response regulator, producing MRVLVVEDDPKLGPWLCDVLADVFGSSDIVRTLDEARTAVAVRPFDLVVIDRGLPDGDGLGLLTDLRRQQPSLATLV
- a CDS encoding GntR family transcriptional regulator; this translates as MSDVEQKPGESGVGPVARDSLTSLVYNNLRQALMEGRFWPGHRFKIRDLAATMNVSETPIREALMQLVRGRALEMQAGRSIMVAHMTAKQYIELRTVRLFLEGLAAEHATTRISEAGIDKMEAIHHELISAEKEHRWSDAVRANWQFHRGLYDGSGLPEVLAILDDIWMRNGPLLNFHYPHAPPIYPNEHQHLSVLNYLRQRRPDKVREAIQADMMEGGQNLVRLLEKHGGTRNMTPGED
- a CDS encoding aminotransferase class III-fold pyridoxal phosphate-dependent enzyme; amino-acid sequence: MPELSRTRDAALRERANKVVPSGMWGHLHAAKLPDAYPQFFRRGEGGVLWDVDGNRYVDFMCSWGPNLLGHHHPEVEEAAERQRRDGDCLNGPAEVMVELAELVVDMVGHADWTQFQKNGTDATTTCVTIARAATGRRKILVAKGAYHGAVPWCSPSLLGVSAEDRAHLVYFTFNDVESLEAAAKTADDDLAGILVSAFRHDFGFDQELPTAEFARAARRICDGRGAALIIDEVRAGFRLNAAGSWEGLGVRPDLSAWSKAIANGYALAAVTGANRLRNAASQVFVTGSFWAGAVAMAAAVATLKVVRRDDVPARLAGLGQLLREGLETRSRQFGLSIRQSGPVQMPTLLFDDDPDCRKGFAFCNAMLARGVYFHPKHNMFLCAAHSEADIAAALDAAEHGFSVVAAL
- a CDS encoding cytochrome b, which encodes MQWKNTKQEFGALAKFLHWTVAAAFIGAYVVVYYVIWFMDDSSPDSLPVLNIHWVLGIFAGVLVVPRLYWRLLNMQPEEAQTSELERRIAQAAHWGLYGLMILMPLTGYIGTDADTDFGLFKVPNFRETALFAWIEVTCGIGWEAFEPPVDAIHHLVGKWIAWPVVGLHIAAALFHHLVRRDKILARMLPYSSTAGHS
- a CDS encoding TonB-dependent siderophore receptor, producing MGDVLPLRDFLEMRRAGEVGTVVRLGAKLLGGVALLAWFESPAQSQTPQDATSIPPVTVDAPTQQSLRRAPINRNAARVRSAPRRIAAPRAPQPETVTVQSQPSRSGVAPAFAGGQVARGARLGLLGNSDTMKSPFNVTSYTDKFIRDQQAATGADALILDPSVRSSHPTGGVVDSFNIRGFPINEGNNGEFAFEGLYGIAPTYRIFTDYVERIEVLKGPSAALSGIAPNGGVGGVINVVPKRAEEDLTRLTASYGSTARFGGHWDVARRYGDGREWGVRASGSLRDGDTPIDRQSETTGVGSLALDYQGERYRSWLYLIAQTDRFDAPSRPFLMAPGLQVPKAPDARLNVTQPWEWSRINDQSVLWRNEYDVSDQVTLFADVGGSRTNVERFFGLPTIISASGNTTSTPQFFGLSIDRHTYDGGVRARFDTGFVHHAVAVQASVYHDELYRRLTNGSPVASNIYSPTVSPTQFANEIPGRPRLSDSQLTGLSIADTLSVLDERVLLTLGVRRQGIEVNNYVSNVGTPLNSYDKSATTPVVGLVVRPLENVSLYANYIEGLSRGDIAPTQSGVSNSGEVLSPYIAKQYEAGIKVDFGRVATTFSAFEISKASGELSAGRFAATAETQVRGLEFNVLGELMPDVRVLGGVSLLDGTLTKTAVAANVGNTPIGVPNVQANIGAEWDLPWMRGLTLNGAIIYTGRQFVDSANKQPIPDWTRLDLGARYTTTINGRNTIFRANIQNVTGESYWSSVASFGTFYLGAPRTYLLSMTVDM